One Bradyrhizobium sp. CCGB12 genomic window carries:
- a CDS encoding S9 family peptidase has protein sequence MFLDNVPDDRDGVSRNNWVARWTSIGDAQCQLGDLNVEKKRLDEAIEAWLCALTAFEVARRLGEEEDPQNLDVSAKVEAGIQRFGAPLERKLERIQVCCDVVELSAYYLPAGSPELPAPAVICISRDQETAVTLLGRLLPAVIGRRISILVVSHDEVSNHWRGQSEISLSCCLDYLSARPDVDAARIGVYGEGLSAVLATTFAVSDGRVAAAVCDGGLWDWARTRASVGWMTMTDDVLDEGMISALRSRLVRQVRCPVLVVAGGRGTVSISEAIELQADCTAARIDLELAIPHMIRTAVGEIENFVRSDDCILGWLESKLETIRPRNYACPMAQ, from the coding sequence ATGTTCCTTGACAATGTCCCCGACGATCGCGACGGCGTAAGCCGGAACAACTGGGTTGCGAGATGGACAAGCATCGGAGATGCTCAGTGCCAGCTTGGGGACCTAAACGTCGAAAAGAAGCGCCTTGATGAGGCGATCGAAGCTTGGCTGTGCGCGCTGACCGCCTTCGAAGTTGCCAGACGATTAGGTGAAGAAGAAGATCCACAAAACCTCGACGTCTCCGCCAAAGTCGAAGCTGGCATTCAGAGGTTCGGGGCACCTCTTGAGCGCAAGCTGGAGCGAATACAAGTCTGCTGTGATGTCGTCGAGCTGTCGGCCTATTACTTGCCTGCCGGCAGCCCGGAGCTACCTGCGCCGGCAGTTATTTGCATTAGCAGAGATCAGGAAACTGCGGTGACCCTCCTAGGAAGGCTCTTGCCGGCGGTGATCGGGCGGCGCATCTCAATCCTCGTTGTCTCTCACGATGAGGTTTCAAATCATTGGCGCGGCCAGTCGGAAATTTCCCTATCTTGCTGCCTGGACTATCTTTCAGCTCGGCCGGATGTCGATGCCGCCCGGATCGGCGTGTATGGAGAAGGGTTGTCGGCGGTTCTGGCTACGACGTTTGCTGTATCTGACGGGCGGGTTGCCGCGGCGGTTTGCGACGGCGGACTTTGGGATTGGGCGCGTACCCGAGCGTCTGTCGGCTGGATGACGATGACTGATGACGTCCTGGATGAGGGGATGATCTCTGCACTTCGCTCGCGATTAGTCCGGCAGGTGAGATGCCCGGTTCTCGTGGTAGCCGGTGGGCGCGGTACGGTCAGCATCTCGGAGGCGATCGAACTTCAAGCGGACTGTACAGCGGCGCGCATTGATCTGGAATTGGCCATTCCACATATGATACGGACTGCAGTTGGAGAGATCGAGAACTTCGTGCGCTCCGATGATTGCATCCTCGGATGGCTGGAGAGCAAACTAGAAACAATTCGCCCGAGAAATTATGCTTGCCCAATGGCTCAGTAA
- a CDS encoding MarR family winged helix-turn-helix transcriptional regulator has product MAEKEHSERAVRDFFWNIVELHSHLEEIHKGWGQMLGISEPQWLILMAIDELDEGRGVSGIAVANKLRIHPAFVTNQTKKLESLELLARLPSPDDGRFLQMSLTEKARAGITALSITRTAVNSTIFAELDEESLRYLNQRLISIAKNSRLAAQKLSLGIL; this is encoded by the coding sequence ATGGCCGAAAAAGAACATTCGGAAAGAGCCGTGCGCGATTTCTTCTGGAACATCGTCGAACTCCACTCACACCTTGAGGAAATACATAAGGGATGGGGCCAGATGCTGGGCATATCGGAGCCTCAGTGGCTGATTTTGATGGCGATAGACGAACTCGATGAAGGTCGCGGCGTTTCAGGAATCGCCGTTGCGAACAAGCTGAGGATTCACCCCGCCTTCGTCACCAATCAAACTAAGAAACTCGAGAGTCTGGAACTTTTGGCACGCCTCCCCTCACCTGATGACGGAAGATTCTTGCAGATGTCGCTGACCGAAAAAGCGCGCGCAGGAATTACGGCTCTGTCGATCACGAGAACAGCCGTTAATTCGACTATCTTTGCCGAGCTTGACGAGGAATCTCTTCGGTACCTGAATCAACGACTGATCTCGATTGCCAAGAATAGTCGGTTGGCCGCTCAGAAACTGAGCTTGGGCATATTGTAG
- a CDS encoding porin, which translates to MNLTTSFFLGSAAVLVGGGAQAADLPLKAKVIEYVKVCSLYGAGFYYIPGTDTCARLGGYLRTDLQLGSNSDGGFATGGVAGAHNRLSNYYLSRSRGALTMDTRTATEYGMVRAYFYGVYTWTDGGYGGAGAGAAGGATAYDSGSNVPGAGVLGVFDAFIQFAGFTFGKAQSQFSAPWAEYPGNMMELPGGGGWERVNQLTYTSDFGQGMTAAFSVQDQVQNYTTNVWNVNGATTAGLATGAYGANDIGGSRAPDLVAMVRVDQAWGLVQASLAAHNNHAGYYGASEVTGHPGDKWGGAGQLALSIKNIPTGAGDSINLQGVYTYGASRYNFQSYLPSAFAMYGGGGGVPGAYQTIGLAGLSDSVFVAGAGQELTTTYGLNGAFNHNWDPHWFTSIYGAYAAVRYNGTAKSYICGAFVGTLALSSGLAGCNPDFNYATVGIYSGWTPVKNLTFSADLSYTMLDQKYASGSTVTLPLQASIAKPAGTYELKDQGTLTLLLRAQRNF; encoded by the coding sequence ATGAACTTGACAACGAGCTTTTTTCTCGGCTCCGCCGCGGTGCTTGTGGGGGGGGGGGCGCAAGCGGCCGATCTCCCTTTGAAGGCGAAGGTGATCGAGTACGTAAAGGTCTGTTCGTTGTACGGTGCTGGTTTCTACTACATCCCGGGCACGGACACTTGCGCCAGGCTGGGCGGCTATCTGCGTACGGATCTCCAACTCGGCAGTAACTCTGACGGTGGCTTCGCGACCGGAGGTGTTGCTGGTGCGCATAATCGCCTGAGCAATTACTACTTGTCGCGTTCTCGTGGTGCGCTCACGATGGATACGCGCACCGCGACAGAGTACGGCATGGTTCGCGCCTACTTCTACGGGGTGTATACTTGGACCGACGGGGGCTACGGCGGCGCCGGCGCGGGTGCTGCGGGTGGTGCAACCGCCTATGACTCGGGGTCCAACGTTCCTGGAGCTGGTGTGCTCGGTGTCTTCGACGCCTTCATCCAGTTCGCGGGATTCACCTTTGGTAAGGCGCAGTCGCAGTTCTCGGCGCCGTGGGCCGAATACCCTGGCAACATGATGGAGCTTCCGGGTGGCGGTGGCTGGGAGCGTGTGAACCAGCTCACCTATACCTCCGATTTCGGTCAGGGGATGACGGCTGCTTTCTCGGTTCAGGACCAGGTCCAAAATTACACGACCAACGTTTGGAACGTGAATGGCGCAACAACGGCGGGGCTTGCTACCGGTGCATACGGAGCAAATGATATTGGCGGTTCACGGGCGCCTGACCTCGTTGCAATGGTTCGTGTTGACCAGGCATGGGGTCTCGTCCAGGCATCGTTAGCGGCTCACAACAATCATGCCGGCTACTATGGAGCTTCAGAGGTCACTGGGCACCCGGGCGATAAATGGGGGGGGGCTGGTCAGTTGGCGTTGTCCATCAAGAACATTCCGACGGGAGCGGGTGACAGCATCAACCTGCAGGGTGTGTATACGTACGGTGCAAGCCGCTACAACTTCCAGAGCTATTTGCCGTCTGCCTTCGCGATGTACGGCGGCGGCGGCGGCGTGCCGGGAGCTTACCAAACCATCGGGCTTGCTGGTCTTTCCGATTCCGTTTTCGTTGCTGGTGCTGGCCAAGAATTGACCACGACCTATGGTCTCAATGGCGCTTTTAATCACAACTGGGATCCGCACTGGTTCACCAGCATCTATGGCGCCTACGCGGCTGTGCGCTACAACGGCACCGCAAAGAGCTACATCTGCGGTGCGTTCGTCGGCACGTTGGCCCTGTCCAGCGGTCTTGCCGGCTGTAACCCGGACTTCAACTACGCAACCGTCGGCATTTACAGTGGCTGGACCCCAGTTAAGAACCTGACGTTCTCGGCCGACCTCTCCTATACCATGCTCGATCAGAAATATGCGAGCGGAAGCACCGTGACGCTGCCCCTGCAGGCGTCCATCGCGAAGCCAGCCGGTACTTACGAACTGAAGGACCAGGGCACCCTCACGCTACTGCTCCGCGCTCAACGAAACTTCTGA
- a CDS encoding FAD-dependent oxidoreductase, translating to MTLPSHAQVIVVGGGIIGTSIAYHLTKARWRDVVILERGQLTCGTTWHAAGLVGQLRSSLIMTNLSRYGVELFSALKEETGQDTGFRQTGSLMLARTPERLTEIARRIALVDHFQLEAQMVTPDEIGRSHPLVDVKRLVGGAYIPGDGTTNPIDTTQALAKGARQGGAKIFEGVTVTGFQIKNGSIRGVLTDKGNIGCEVAVLCAGAWSRELGKSIGLKIPLYAAEHMYVVTETHKNITPNLPVLRDGDGFVYVKEDAGKLLVGTFEPRAKPLPMSKLPSNFHFGELSPDWDHFERSLSHALELIPLLADLGIRHFLNGPESFTPDNRFILGEAPNVANLYVAAGFNSQGIVMSAGVGKAMSEWIVQGEPTMDLSDLDVARFNDFEINERFLHDRISESVGRLQAIHWPNRQFETARPVRETPLHSRLQKKGAVFGSAAGWERANWYARDGVKSQYEYSFGRQNWFECVAGEHRAAREDVAIFDLSSFGKTFIEGPDAEAELQRICANNMSVALGNLVYTQMLNSRGGIVADVTFTRLSEKRYMMVTSAPAQPTDINWIRKNLRPDSRVVVTDVTSGFAVLSVMGPKSRNLMRRVSPADFSNEAFPFRSSRQIEIGYAIATAQRVTYVGELGWEIYLPTEFVGPVFDLLVKEGEDLGLRLAGGHAIESLRIEKGYRHFGHDITPTDSPLEAGLGFAVSLRKHEDFIGRKALEKLKAEGLRRRLAFFRLTDPEPILLHDEPIYRNGIYVGRTTSAAYGHTLGCSVAMGYVADVVEAWPDWLSNGQFEIDLAGVKHAAIASTRPFYDPDNTRVKA from the coding sequence ATGACACTACCCTCGCACGCGCAAGTCATCGTGGTCGGCGGCGGAATCATCGGGACGAGCATAGCCTATCATCTAACCAAGGCGCGGTGGCGGGATGTTGTCATTCTTGAGCGGGGCCAACTAACCTGTGGCACGACTTGGCATGCCGCAGGTCTCGTGGGCCAGCTGCGCTCCTCGCTCATAATGACTAATCTGAGCAGATACGGAGTCGAACTATTCAGCGCGCTTAAGGAGGAAACCGGTCAAGACACTGGCTTTCGTCAAACCGGAAGTCTGATGCTGGCGCGCACGCCCGAAAGGTTGACGGAGATTGCCCGCCGAATCGCGCTCGTTGATCACTTCCAACTAGAGGCTCAAATGGTAACCCCCGATGAAATCGGGCGATCCCATCCGTTGGTCGACGTCAAGAGATTGGTGGGCGGAGCGTACATTCCCGGCGACGGAACGACGAACCCGATTGACACCACGCAGGCCTTGGCGAAGGGTGCACGCCAAGGCGGTGCCAAAATCTTCGAAGGCGTCACGGTCACAGGTTTCCAGATCAAAAACGGATCGATCCGAGGAGTTCTTACCGACAAGGGCAACATCGGGTGCGAAGTAGCTGTTCTGTGCGCGGGTGCTTGGTCTCGTGAACTAGGTAAGTCCATCGGACTGAAGATCCCGCTCTATGCCGCCGAACATATGTACGTCGTCACCGAGACACACAAGAATATCACGCCGAACCTTCCTGTGCTTCGCGACGGAGATGGCTTTGTTTACGTCAAGGAAGACGCGGGCAAACTGCTAGTCGGTACCTTCGAGCCGCGGGCTAAACCCCTGCCGATGTCAAAGCTCCCCAGTAACTTCCATTTCGGCGAGCTGAGCCCTGACTGGGACCATTTCGAGCGGTCGCTGTCGCACGCATTGGAGCTCATCCCGCTCCTAGCAGACCTGGGCATTCGTCATTTCCTTAACGGGCCCGAGAGCTTTACGCCTGACAACCGCTTCATTCTCGGCGAAGCACCAAACGTGGCAAATCTCTATGTCGCTGCAGGATTTAACTCCCAAGGTATCGTCATGTCCGCCGGCGTAGGCAAGGCGATGTCCGAGTGGATAGTCCAGGGCGAGCCGACGATGGATCTGTCCGACCTCGACGTTGCGCGCTTCAACGATTTTGAGATCAATGAGAGATTTCTTCACGACCGAATCTCCGAGAGTGTGGGGCGGCTCCAAGCCATTCACTGGCCCAACCGACAGTTCGAAACCGCGCGGCCGGTCCGTGAAACTCCGCTCCACTCACGTCTGCAAAAGAAGGGCGCAGTTTTCGGCAGTGCAGCCGGTTGGGAGCGAGCCAACTGGTATGCTCGCGACGGCGTGAAGTCCCAATACGAATATTCGTTTGGGCGTCAGAATTGGTTTGAATGCGTGGCGGGCGAACATCGCGCGGCCCGGGAAGATGTCGCCATATTCGACCTGTCCTCGTTTGGAAAGACCTTCATCGAAGGGCCTGACGCCGAAGCGGAGCTGCAGCGGATATGCGCAAACAATATGTCGGTGGCTCTGGGAAACCTAGTGTACACGCAGATGCTAAACAGTCGCGGCGGCATCGTCGCGGACGTCACTTTCACCCGCTTGTCCGAAAAGCGCTACATGATGGTTACCAGTGCCCCGGCGCAACCCACCGACATTAATTGGATCCGAAAAAATCTACGGCCGGACTCCCGCGTTGTCGTAACGGATGTCACGTCCGGTTTTGCCGTGCTGTCCGTCATGGGGCCAAAGTCACGAAACTTGATGCGAAGGGTTTCGCCCGCCGACTTTTCGAACGAGGCCTTCCCATTCCGATCCTCGCGGCAGATCGAGATCGGGTACGCAATCGCGACAGCGCAGCGCGTAACGTATGTTGGAGAGCTGGGTTGGGAGATTTATCTTCCTACCGAGTTCGTTGGACCGGTATTCGATCTTCTGGTCAAGGAGGGAGAAGATCTCGGACTACGGCTAGCCGGCGGTCACGCTATTGAATCGCTCCGCATTGAGAAAGGCTACCGGCATTTCGGCCACGACATCACGCCGACCGATAGTCCCTTGGAAGCCGGTCTCGGTTTTGCTGTCTCATTGCGGAAGCATGAGGATTTCATCGGTCGGAAAGCGCTCGAGAAGCTGAAAGCCGAAGGGCTTCGGCGCCGACTTGCATTTTTCCGCCTAACTGACCCCGAACCCATTCTGCTCCATGACGAGCCGATTTACCGAAACGGCATTTATGTCGGACGGACTACATCGGCTGCCTATGGCCATACGCTCGGTTGTTCGGTCGCAATGGGTTATGTCGCGGATGTCGTGGAGGCCTGGCCTGATTGGCTTAGCAATGGTCAGTTCGAGATCGATCTGGCAGGTGTCAAGCACGCTGCAATCGCATCGACGCGCCCATTCTATGATCCCGACAATACGCGCGTCAAAGCGTGA